From Listeria swaminathanii, the proteins below share one genomic window:
- a CDS encoding NAD(P)-dependent oxidoreductase: MNILFTLDVPKHLQTLQAEKFPDDTFYYESKNHFANLAEVDVIVTYGSNITEEKIKQAKNLKLIMVFSAGVDSLPREVIQERNIKVANVRGIHAIPMGEYALSFMLAHVKKAAFFYKMQNEKNWASEEPITELAGKTLVVAGTGAIGAKVATFAKAFDMEVIGINTTGHPEEPFKETYPMTDIEKVASLADFFVSVLPHTEQTTGIYPMSFFEQMKNNAAFINIGRGSAVELSVLEEASKQQLIAHFYLDVLPEEPLDKSNYLWQANNVTITPHVSGHSDKYLDRSFEIWFENIIHLKENTKLRNEIDLSRGY; the protein is encoded by the coding sequence ATGAATATTTTATTTACGTTAGATGTCCCAAAACATCTGCAAACTTTGCAAGCTGAGAAATTTCCAGATGACACTTTTTACTATGAAAGCAAAAATCATTTTGCCAATTTAGCAGAAGTAGATGTTATCGTCACATACGGCTCCAATATTACAGAAGAAAAAATAAAACAAGCGAAAAATTTAAAATTAATTATGGTCTTTTCCGCGGGAGTAGATAGCTTGCCACGAGAAGTAATCCAAGAACGAAACATAAAGGTTGCTAATGTAAGAGGAATTCACGCTATACCAATGGGCGAATATGCTTTATCCTTCATGTTAGCTCATGTCAAAAAAGCCGCTTTCTTCTATAAAATGCAAAATGAAAAAAATTGGGCAAGCGAAGAACCCATTACAGAACTAGCTGGGAAAACATTAGTTGTTGCTGGTACAGGAGCTATCGGAGCCAAAGTAGCAACGTTCGCCAAAGCATTCGACATGGAAGTAATCGGAATCAACACAACCGGACATCCTGAAGAACCATTTAAAGAAACTTATCCTATGACTGATATTGAAAAAGTAGCTTCTTTAGCCGATTTCTTTGTTAGTGTTTTACCACATACAGAACAAACAACAGGAATTTACCCAATGTCATTTTTTGAGCAAATGAAAAATAATGCCGCCTTTATTAATATTGGAAGAGGGAGCGCTGTAGAATTAAGTGTTTTAGAAGAGGCGTCTAAGCAACAGCTAATCGCTCATTTTTATTTAGATGTCTTACCAGAAGAGCCACTTGATAAGAGTAACTATTTATGGCAAGCAAATAATGTAACTATCACACCACATGTTTCTGGACATTCGGATAAATATTTAGACAGAAGCTTTGAAATATGGTTTGAAAATATCATTCATTTGAAAGAAAATACTAAATTACGCAACGAAATTGATTTAAGTAGAGGTTATTAA
- a CDS encoding glutamate-1-semialdehyde 2,1-aminomutase: MDHSKSKQLHDEALLHIVGGVNSPSRSNKGVGGGIPVTMERASGAYFYDVDGNKYIDYLAAFGPIITGHAHPHITEAITKAAQNGVLYGTPTKHEITFAKMLKEAIPSLEKVRFTNSGTEAVMTTIRVARAYTGRDKIIKFAGCYHGHFDLVLVEAGSGPSTLGIPDSAGVTKSTAEEVITVPFNDLKAFKEALAIWGDQVAAVLVEPIVGNFGMVAPAEGFLEAVNELAHANDSLVIYDEVITAFRFMYGGAQNYLGVIPDLTAMGKIIGGGLPIGAYGGRVDIMEKVAPLGPAYQAGTHAGNPASILSGIACLEVLQEEGLYERFEKYGSMLKDGIEKAAAKHNIAVTVNQIVGALTVYFTDEPVTNYAEAGATDGDLFGRFFKGMLEEGINLAPSKYEAWFITSAHSEADILETIEAVNTVFGKMVQDN, encoded by the coding sequence ATGGATCATTCAAAGTCAAAGCAATTGCATGATGAAGCACTTTTACATATAGTTGGCGGGGTTAATAGCCCATCTAGGTCAAATAAAGGAGTTGGCGGTGGAATTCCAGTAACGATGGAGCGAGCTAGTGGCGCTTATTTTTATGATGTGGATGGTAATAAGTATATTGATTATTTAGCTGCATTCGGGCCAATCATTACTGGGCATGCACATCCTCATATTACAGAAGCGATTACAAAAGCGGCGCAAAATGGCGTTTTATACGGTACACCTACGAAACATGAAATTACATTTGCGAAAATGTTAAAAGAAGCCATCCCTTCTCTTGAGAAAGTTCGTTTTACAAATTCCGGGACAGAAGCTGTAATGACTACTATTCGTGTGGCTCGTGCATATACGGGACGTGATAAAATCATTAAATTTGCTGGTTGTTATCACGGGCATTTTGATTTAGTGTTGGTGGAAGCGGGTTCCGGACCGTCTACGCTTGGGATTCCTGACTCTGCTGGGGTAACAAAATCTACTGCAGAAGAAGTTATTACGGTTCCGTTTAATGATCTTAAGGCATTTAAGGAAGCACTCGCTATTTGGGGTGATCAAGTTGCCGCTGTTTTAGTAGAGCCAATTGTTGGGAACTTTGGAATGGTTGCGCCGGCAGAAGGATTTTTAGAAGCGGTTAATGAACTTGCGCACGCCAATGACTCTTTAGTTATTTATGATGAAGTTATTACGGCCTTCCGCTTTATGTATGGCGGAGCGCAAAATTATTTAGGTGTTATTCCTGATTTGACTGCTATGGGTAAAATTATCGGTGGCGGACTTCCGATTGGCGCTTATGGTGGTCGAGTTGATATTATGGAAAAAGTAGCACCGCTTGGCCCGGCATATCAAGCTGGTACACATGCTGGTAATCCGGCATCTATCCTTTCCGGTATTGCTTGTCTCGAAGTTTTACAAGAAGAAGGACTGTATGAGCGTTTTGAGAAATATGGTTCGATGCTAAAAGACGGTATTGAGAAAGCGGCTGCTAAACATAATATCGCGGTTACTGTTAACCAAATCGTTGGTGCTTTGACGGTTTACTTTACGGATGAGCCTGTAACTAATTATGCAGAAGCCGGCGCTACTGACGGCGATTTATTCGGACGCTTCTTTAAAGGCATGTTGGAGGAAGGCATTAATTTAGCTCCTTCTAAATACGAAGCATGGTTCATTACTTCCGCACATTCAGAAGCTGATATTTTAGAAACAATCGAAGCAGTTAATACTGTTTTTGGAAAAATGGTTCAAGATAACTAG
- a CDS encoding aromatic acid exporter family protein, with protein sequence MKFGARILKTGIAITLALFIAQLCNSPSPSLAGISAVFAIQPSIYRSYRTILERAQGNVIGAIIAIIFGLYIGNDFILIGVASIICVALLMQFRLENTIGLAVVTLIIVMDSPGNDFLEIALIRFGTIMLGLLAAFIVNLFFLPPKYEVSLFQLIYNTNSEIVRWIKLNLRHAADFPLLKKDMEWMQKQLNQTRNLYGLYREERTFLKKNAISKGRKIAVYRQMLLCSQKGFELLKIQHRYENDYLQLPPDKQELIRQHIDYLTDKHEQLLLTYIDKVSIDLEYVESHLAQDPQDLMQLFLREMEETEKDEYEDMMDKYHLMRIIASIFAYQETIDYLEKLIHSFKLRHTAENQIDINVNED encoded by the coding sequence ATGAAATTCGGAGCTAGAATTTTGAAAACTGGTATTGCAATTACATTGGCGCTTTTTATCGCCCAACTTTGCAATTCACCTTCTCCATCTCTGGCAGGCATTTCCGCCGTTTTTGCTATCCAACCTTCTATTTATAGGTCTTATCGAACTATTTTAGAACGGGCACAAGGGAACGTAATTGGAGCCATCATTGCAATTATTTTTGGACTTTATATTGGTAATGATTTTATTTTAATTGGTGTTGCTTCGATTATCTGTGTTGCTTTATTAATGCAATTTCGTTTGGAGAATACGATTGGCCTTGCTGTCGTGACACTCATCATTGTCATGGATTCTCCTGGTAACGACTTTTTAGAAATCGCACTTATTCGTTTTGGAACTATTATGTTAGGGTTGCTTGCTGCATTTATTGTTAATCTGTTCTTTTTACCACCGAAATATGAGGTTTCATTGTTTCAGTTAATTTATAATACGAATAGTGAAATTGTTCGTTGGATTAAATTGAATCTTCGTCACGCTGCAGACTTCCCTCTTCTAAAAAAAGATATGGAATGGATGCAAAAACAACTAAATCAAACGCGTAATTTATATGGATTGTACCGAGAAGAACGTACTTTCTTAAAGAAAAATGCCATTTCAAAAGGGCGGAAAATTGCTGTTTATAGGCAAATGTTGCTTTGTTCTCAAAAAGGTTTTGAGCTTTTAAAAATTCAACATCGTTATGAAAATGATTATTTGCAGCTGCCACCAGATAAGCAAGAATTAATTCGCCAGCATATTGATTATCTAACTGATAAACATGAACAACTTTTACTAACATATATTGATAAAGTCTCTATTGACCTTGAGTACGTGGAATCTCATTTAGCTCAAGATCCCCAAGATTTGATGCAACTTTTCTTGCGTGAGATGGAAGAAACAGAAAAAGATGAGTACGAGGATATGATGGATAAATATCATTTAATGCGTATTATCGCCTCTATTTTCGCCTATCAAGAGACTATCGATTATTTAGAAAAATTAATTCATAGCTTTAAACTTAGACACACAGCAGAAAATCAAATTGATATTAATGTTAATGAAGACTAA
- the ntdP gene encoding nucleoside tri-diphosphate phosphatase yields the protein MYLPKEKEIIQIKSYKHNGKLHRTWKKTVVLKSTENIIIGGNDHTLVVEADGRKWVTREPSICYFHSDYWFNVISMIREDGIYHYCNLGTPFAVDEQALKYIDYDLDIKVFPDGRFHLLDEGEYEQHRRQMKYPDSIDRILKTNVDVLSHWILDKKGPFSPDYIDIWYEKYKEYR from the coding sequence ATGTACTTACCCAAAGAGAAAGAAATAATACAGATCAAGAGCTACAAACATAACGGTAAACTTCATCGTACTTGGAAAAAGACAGTGGTGCTTAAATCGACGGAGAATATTATTATCGGCGGAAACGACCACACATTAGTTGTGGAAGCAGACGGACGTAAATGGGTAACGCGCGAACCATCTATTTGCTACTTTCATAGTGATTACTGGTTTAATGTAATCTCGATGATTAGAGAAGATGGCATTTATCATTACTGCAATCTAGGGACACCTTTTGCAGTAGATGAGCAAGCGCTGAAGTACATTGACTATGACCTCGATATTAAGGTTTTCCCAGATGGAAGGTTCCATTTGCTTGATGAAGGCGAATACGAACAACACCGTCGCCAAATGAAGTACCCGGACTCGATTGACCGGATACTAAAGACTAATGTGGACGTGCTAAGCCACTGGATTTTGGACAAAAAAGGTCCATTCTCTCCTGACTACATTGACATTTGGTATGAAAAGTATAAAGAATACCGTTAA
- the fabL gene encoding enoyl-[acyl-carrier-protein] reductase FabL has protein sequence MNKVALVTGSSRGLGREIAIALAKEGYDIAVNFSRNRKKAEEVQQEIEQLGRKCTIFKANVGDVEKIRELFKAVDEEFGRLDVFINNAASGVLRPLMELEESHWDWTMNINAKALLFAGQEAAKLMQRHQSGKIISLSSIGSIRYLENYTTVGVSKAAVESLTRYLAVELAPFGIAVNAVSGGLIETDALNHFPNREELLKDAVSKTPAGRMIEPNDLVNAVLFLASDKADMIRGQTILVDGGRTLLV, from the coding sequence ATGAATAAAGTAGCGTTAGTAACAGGAAGTAGTCGCGGACTGGGAAGAGAAATCGCCATCGCGCTCGCAAAAGAGGGATATGATATCGCGGTCAACTTTTCCAGAAATCGTAAAAAAGCAGAAGAAGTACAGCAAGAAATTGAGCAACTTGGCAGAAAATGCACCATTTTTAAAGCAAATGTCGGTGATGTGGAAAAAATTAGAGAATTATTTAAAGCGGTGGACGAGGAATTTGGTCGACTAGATGTTTTCATTAACAATGCAGCGAGTGGCGTACTTCGACCATTGATGGAACTAGAAGAATCGCACTGGGACTGGACGATGAATATTAATGCGAAGGCGTTATTATTTGCTGGACAAGAAGCAGCTAAATTAATGCAACGCCACCAAAGCGGGAAAATTATTAGCTTGAGCTCGATTGGTTCGATTCGTTATTTAGAAAATTATACGACAGTCGGCGTATCGAAAGCGGCAGTAGAATCACTTACTCGTTATTTAGCCGTTGAACTGGCGCCATTTGGAATTGCAGTGAATGCCGTTTCTGGTGGGCTAATTGAAACAGATGCACTCAACCATTTCCCAAATCGCGAAGAATTATTAAAAGATGCTGTCAGTAAAACACCAGCTGGTCGAATGATCGAGCCGAATGATTTAGTAAATGCAGTACTTTTCCTCGCGAGCGATAAAGCAGATATGATTCGCGGACAAACTATTTTAGTAGATGGCGGTAGAACACTTTTAGTATAG
- the mutY gene encoding A/G-specific adenine glycosylase, with translation MRKMKRLTWDETKITAFQEALVSWYEANKRILPWRENTEPYRIWVSEIMLQQTKVDTVIPYFNRFMTQFPTMEHFVNADEADILKAWEGLGYYSRVRNLQTAMKQVMADFSGVVPNDLTTILSLKGVGPYTAGAILSIAYNQAEPAVDGNVMRVIARVLEISEDIMKASTRKIFEEVLYQLIDKENPSAFNQGLMEIGALVCTPTKPMCMLCPLQPFCEAHKNGVETNYPVKIKKVKTKTKELLSIIVVSEDGKIAIEKRPENGLLANMWQFPTIEIAKKENDEVAKLQFLHNYGLEVLLEEEPIAHIKHVFSHLVWKMDIRVATLKSAIPNENWYFATEEEMKRLAFPVPYQKMWQAWQDFKGE, from the coding sequence ATGAGAAAAATGAAGAGACTAACATGGGATGAAACAAAAATAACCGCTTTTCAAGAAGCACTTGTTTCCTGGTATGAAGCGAATAAACGCATCTTACCGTGGCGCGAAAATACCGAACCGTACAGAATTTGGGTCTCAGAAATCATGCTTCAACAAACAAAAGTCGACACAGTGATTCCATATTTTAATCGCTTTATGACTCAATTTCCAACAATGGAACATTTTGTTAATGCGGATGAAGCAGATATTTTAAAAGCTTGGGAAGGCTTAGGTTATTATTCTCGTGTCAGAAATCTCCAAACAGCGATGAAACAAGTAATGGCAGACTTTTCTGGCGTAGTTCCAAACGATTTAACAACGATTTTATCACTTAAAGGTGTTGGGCCATATACAGCGGGGGCTATCCTAAGTATTGCCTACAATCAAGCGGAACCGGCAGTTGATGGTAACGTAATGCGTGTTATCGCGCGTGTTTTAGAAATTAGTGAAGACATTATGAAAGCATCCACCCGGAAAATTTTTGAAGAAGTGTTATACCAACTAATCGACAAAGAAAATCCGTCCGCTTTTAACCAAGGTTTGATGGAAATTGGGGCACTCGTTTGTACGCCGACTAAACCAATGTGTATGCTTTGCCCGTTACAACCGTTTTGTGAAGCGCATAAAAATGGCGTTGAAACGAATTACCCAGTGAAAATCAAAAAAGTAAAAACGAAAACAAAAGAACTATTAAGCATCATCGTTGTTTCTGAAGATGGCAAAATAGCTATCGAAAAGCGCCCAGAAAATGGATTGCTAGCCAATATGTGGCAATTCCCAACCATCGAAATCGCTAAAAAAGAAAATGACGAAGTAGCAAAACTACAATTTTTACATAATTATGGCTTGGAAGTTTTACTAGAAGAAGAGCCAATTGCGCATATCAAACACGTTTTTTCTCATTTAGTCTGGAAAATGGATATTCGTGTAGCAACGCTTAAGTCAGCAATTCCAAATGAAAATTGGTATTTTGCGACGGAAGAAGAAATGAAGCGGCTTGCTTTTCCAGTACCATATCAAAAAATGTGGCAAGCTTGGCAAGATTTTAAGGGGGAGTAA
- a CDS encoding metal-dependent hydrolase, which yields MDTGTHVVMGIALGALATVDPVVAGSSQAAIGIMTATIIGSQIPDIDTVLKLKNNADYIRNHRGITHSLPMLAIWPLLISSILYLLFPAATFIHLLLWTFIAVGLHIFVDIFNAYGTQAIRPFKETWVAFGFINTFDWFIFGSHVVAIAAWLLGSPALPTFVTLYVILALYYVARFVTQRMIKHAVQNLIPDSEEIIIASTIHFFQWRVAVTTKDHYYVGRAFKRNISIYEKFDRLPVPDNEIIRSAKKDKNLAAFISFSKVYNWRIEEKLDGTYVTFTDLRYRSNGHYPFVAVVKLDDDLNIISSYTGWIFSTEKLYKKLAPVSI from the coding sequence TTGGATACTGGCACACATGTAGTAATGGGAATTGCACTCGGAGCGTTAGCAACCGTAGACCCGGTAGTTGCCGGAAGTTCTCAAGCTGCCATTGGTATTATGACAGCAACAATTATTGGTTCACAGATTCCAGATATTGACACTGTATTAAAACTTAAAAACAACGCTGATTATATTAGAAATCATCGAGGAATCACGCATTCCTTGCCGATGCTTGCCATTTGGCCATTACTTATTTCATCCATTTTGTATTTACTTTTCCCAGCGGCCACGTTTATTCATTTACTGTTATGGACGTTTATCGCGGTGGGATTACACATTTTTGTAGATATTTTTAACGCTTACGGGACACAGGCGATAAGACCGTTCAAGGAAACATGGGTCGCATTTGGATTTATCAACACATTTGATTGGTTCATTTTCGGTTCTCATGTAGTTGCTATTGCGGCTTGGTTGTTAGGTTCCCCAGCACTACCTACGTTTGTCACGCTCTACGTCATTTTGGCACTTTATTATGTGGCAAGATTTGTTACGCAGCGTATGATTAAACACGCGGTTCAAAACTTAATTCCAGATTCAGAAGAAATCATTATTGCTTCCACAATCCACTTCTTTCAGTGGCGTGTGGCAGTAACAACCAAAGATCATTATTATGTAGGTCGAGCTTTCAAACGTAACATCTCCATCTACGAAAAATTTGACCGGTTACCTGTTCCAGATAATGAAATCATTCGTTCTGCGAAAAAAGATAAAAATCTCGCTGCTTTTATCTCTTTCTCCAAAGTATACAACTGGCGGATTGAGGAAAAACTAGATGGTACTTATGTAACATTCACCGATTTACGTTATCGTAGTAATGGGCATTATCCATTTGTAGCAGTTGTTAAATTAGATGATGATTTAAATATTATCTCATCGTACACTGGTTGGATTTTCTCGACGGAAAAATTATACAAAAAACTAGCACCTGTTAGTATTTAA
- a CDS encoding dUTP diphosphatase, translating to MKVRGFEVVNEASRKFPEQTISLPIRGDKGSAGYDFFSNETVTIAPEEKHIFWTDIKSYMQEDEVLNIHVRSSIGIKKGLLLCNGTGIIDSSYYSNPGNDGNIGIAIKNFSSEPVVIEAGERVAQGVFQKYLVADTDIVANESRVGGVGSTGR from the coding sequence GTGAAAGTAAGAGGATTTGAAGTAGTAAATGAAGCAAGTAGAAAATTTCCAGAACAAACAATATCTCTACCAATACGCGGCGACAAAGGTTCAGCTGGCTATGATTTCTTCTCTAACGAAACAGTAACTATCGCACCAGAAGAAAAACATATTTTTTGGACAGATATTAAAAGTTATATGCAAGAAGATGAAGTGTTAAACATCCATGTTCGCTCTTCCATCGGTATTAAAAAAGGTTTATTACTATGTAACGGGACAGGAATTATTGATTCTTCTTATTATAGTAACCCAGGTAATGACGGCAATATCGGCATTGCCATCAAAAACTTCTCATCTGAACCAGTTGTAATTGAAGCTGGTGAACGCGTCGCTCAAGGCGTATTCCAAAAATACTTAGTTGCAGATACTGATATCGTCGCAAACGAATCACGTGTTGGTGGGGTAGGAAGTACAGGTAGATAA
- a CDS encoding YfhJ family protein, with protein sequence MYTYLDELTAELMAKNPHLDKEKALWWIEMLWSDFESSYAKAGYPYRGPEYAADYVRQQIERHGSFLHQVERKDPNK encoded by the coding sequence TTGTATACGTATTTAGATGAACTAACGGCGGAATTAATGGCTAAAAACCCGCATTTAGATAAAGAAAAAGCTTTATGGTGGATTGAAATGCTTTGGTCCGATTTCGAAAGTTCCTATGCAAAAGCAGGTTACCCGTACCGCGGTCCTGAGTACGCGGCGGATTACGTTCGTCAGCAAATCGAGCGCCACGGTAGCTTTTTACACCAAGTAGAACGAAAAGACCCAAACAAATAG
- the recX gene encoding recombination regulator RecX, giving the protein MKITSISVQQKNKERYNIFIDEKYNFSVDEEVLARYQLMKGKTLTEAEIEEIKQSDMVRKGLNKAINFLSHRVRSEKEIRDYLRKQEMEPFAIDEILKKLADMDYINDVEFAELYTKTQIKTTLKGPRTIERELVEKGLTREIISQVIEAYSDESQLENATKQAIKIMKRNNKSAKKMLQQKIITDLIQKGYTSELAKAAALEATSEIDVADEADILQKQVKKTMRKNKRYKPSIAKQKTITSLMQKGFSYDTIQSYLTENEISFEEEE; this is encoded by the coding sequence ATGAAAATCACGTCCATAAGTGTCCAGCAGAAAAACAAAGAACGCTACAACATTTTTATTGATGAAAAATACAACTTTAGTGTAGACGAAGAAGTTTTAGCACGTTACCAACTAATGAAAGGAAAAACGCTCACTGAGGCTGAAATAGAAGAAATCAAACAATCCGATATGGTCCGAAAAGGTCTTAATAAAGCCATCAACTTCTTATCACATCGCGTCCGCTCGGAAAAAGAAATTCGTGATTATTTAAGAAAACAAGAGATGGAACCTTTTGCGATTGATGAGATTTTAAAAAAATTAGCCGATATGGATTACATTAACGATGTTGAATTTGCGGAACTATACACAAAAACTCAAATAAAAACAACCCTAAAAGGCCCGCGAACCATCGAGCGCGAATTAGTCGAAAAAGGCTTAACAAGAGAAATCATTAGCCAAGTTATCGAAGCATATTCGGACGAATCCCAGCTCGAAAATGCCACAAAACAAGCAATCAAAATCATGAAAAGAAACAATAAAAGCGCCAAAAAAATGCTCCAACAAAAAATCATCACCGATTTAATCCAAAAAGGCTACACGAGTGAATTAGCCAAAGCGGCCGCATTAGAAGCAACAAGCGAAATAGACGTAGCAGATGAAGCGGATATCTTGCAAAAACAAGTGAAAAAAACAATGCGTAAAAATAAACGCTACAAACCAAGCATCGCCAAGCAAAAAACAATCACATCGCTAATGCAGAAAGGTTTTTCTTATGATACAATTCAATCATACCTAACTGAAAATGAAATCAGTTTCGAGGAGGAAGAGTGA
- a CDS encoding TIGR01777 family oxidoreductase encodes MHILLTGATGFIGDHLVHELEKSDHELYILTRQKLKNRANVHYIEWLNDDKLPNLEDLPVDVCINFAGAGLMDEKWTYERKKVIVNSRIEATSALLSIVKKMKSKPKLWINASAIGAYTSSKSTIYLDTEENTYADNFLGKTVYEWEKTASAASDLGIRVVYARFGLVLGTDGGSFPVFEKLFQTYTGGRFGNGRQWYSWIHVDDVVAAILFIFDHEQISGVVNFTAPHPVQEKKFAERLGKKMHKPYKTPVPKKIIKFILGERAMTILDSQRAYPEKLMSHHFEFRFETLQEALDDLLD; translated from the coding sequence TTGCATATCTTACTTACAGGCGCAACGGGTTTTATTGGTGATCATTTAGTGCATGAATTAGAAAAATCTGATCATGAGCTTTACATTTTAACAAGGCAAAAACTGAAAAACCGTGCGAACGTACATTATATTGAATGGTTAAATGATGATAAATTACCTAATTTAGAAGATTTGCCAGTGGATGTTTGTATTAATTTTGCAGGTGCTGGTTTAATGGATGAAAAATGGACTTATGAAAGAAAAAAAGTGATTGTAAATAGCCGCATCGAAGCTACTTCAGCGCTCTTATCGATTGTGAAGAAAATGAAATCCAAACCAAAACTATGGATTAATGCAAGTGCAATTGGGGCTTATACGTCCTCAAAATCAACTATTTATCTGGATACAGAAGAAAATACTTATGCAGATAATTTCTTAGGAAAAACGGTTTATGAATGGGAAAAGACAGCAAGTGCGGCAAGTGATTTAGGTATTCGTGTTGTTTATGCGCGCTTTGGTCTTGTGCTTGGGACTGATGGTGGCTCGTTCCCTGTGTTTGAAAAATTATTTCAAACTTATACAGGCGGACGATTCGGTAATGGTAGACAATGGTATTCTTGGATTCATGTCGATGATGTTGTTGCAGCGATCTTATTTATTTTCGATCACGAACAAATAAGCGGTGTCGTCAACTTCACTGCCCCTCATCCTGTTCAAGAAAAGAAATTTGCAGAACGTCTTGGGAAAAAGATGCATAAACCATATAAAACACCAGTTCCTAAAAAAATTATTAAATTCATTCTTGGTGAGCGAGCAATGACTATTTTGGATAGTCAACGCGCTTATCCAGAAAAATTAATGAGTCATCATTTTGAATTTCGCTTTGAAACATTGCAGGAAGCATTGGATGACTTGCTTGATTAA